Proteins found in one Streptomyces sp. Q6 genomic segment:
- a CDS encoding acyl-CoA thioesterase: MSKAFTKTFEVRWDDVDANGHLRNTRYLEYAASARLAILMEADWSPQALRQAGLAPVTLSDDVRYRREVFPAEVVTVGTHVIGLSEDGSRWQFEHILTRASGERAAEVRTLGAWIDLGTRKITAPPAGLRAHFEAARTADCQDLTPRS; this comes from the coding sequence ATGTCAAAGGCATTCACGAAAACCTTCGAGGTCCGTTGGGACGATGTGGACGCCAACGGCCATCTGCGTAACACGAGATATCTGGAGTACGCCGCTTCGGCCCGGCTCGCCATCCTGATGGAAGCGGACTGGAGCCCACAAGCCCTGCGCCAGGCAGGACTCGCCCCCGTGACACTCAGCGATGATGTCCGCTATCGGCGCGAGGTCTTCCCCGCCGAAGTCGTCACCGTGGGCACCCACGTCATCGGACTGAGCGAGGACGGTTCGCGCTGGCAGTTCGAGCACATTCTGACGCGCGCGAGTGGTGAAAGGGCTGCCGAGGTACGCACCTTGGGCGCCTGGATCGACCTCGGCACCCGCAAGATCACCGCGCCTCCGGCCGGACTGCGAGCCCACTTCGAAGCCGCGCGAACCGCAGACTGTCAGGACCTCACCCCAAGGTCCTGA